From the Amycolatopsis thermoflava N1165 genome, one window contains:
- a CDS encoding ABC transporter permease, whose amino-acid sequence MGRLIKAEFRKTLSLNTWWILIIPLVLVAFWMSFAWGKITNDFADWIGSGTARIIAEQAGVSADALPVGLLSIAHGVNIAQLVPAIFGVFALAGEYNSKTITTTFLTAPNRVSALTAKMITYVLWGALYGLLSFAVSALATAITVDSDRLPTGGQWLAAFGATVLAYILVTLFGIGFGAVLNKVVLAVILLIGYFLIVENVLVIAMWNTTDVLGAILPNSTANGIVGGVAAEAFGIDSINLPGGVEHWDKLGLQLSAGAPGLISWWAAALVFLAWTLVFFVGGWASNQRRDIT is encoded by the coding sequence ATGGGCCGGTTGATCAAGGCGGAGTTCCGCAAGACGCTCAGCCTCAACACCTGGTGGATCCTGATCATCCCGCTGGTGCTGGTCGCGTTCTGGATGTCGTTCGCGTGGGGCAAGATCACCAACGACTTCGCCGACTGGATCGGCTCCGGCACCGCGCGGATCATCGCCGAGCAGGCCGGGGTGTCCGCCGACGCGCTGCCGGTCGGGCTGCTGAGCATCGCGCACGGCGTGAACATCGCGCAGCTGGTCCCGGCGATCTTCGGCGTGTTCGCGCTGGCCGGCGAGTACAACAGCAAGACGATCACCACGACGTTCCTCACGGCGCCGAACCGGGTGTCCGCGCTGACCGCGAAGATGATCACCTACGTCCTGTGGGGCGCGCTCTACGGTCTGCTCAGCTTCGCGGTGTCGGCGCTGGCGACGGCGATCACGGTGGACAGCGACCGGTTGCCCACCGGCGGTCAGTGGCTCGCGGCGTTCGGCGCGACGGTGCTCGCCTACATCCTGGTGACGCTGTTCGGCATCGGGTTCGGCGCGGTGCTGAACAAGGTCGTGCTGGCCGTGATCCTGCTGATCGGGTACTTCCTGATCGTGGAGAACGTGCTGGTCATCGCGATGTGGAACACCACCGACGTGCTGGGCGCGATCCTGCCGAACAGCACCGCGAACGGCATCGTCGGCGGTGTCGCGGCGGAGGCGTTCGGCATCGACTCGATCAACCTGCCGGGTGGTGTCGAGCACTGGGACAAGCTGGGCCTGCAGCTCTCCGCCGGTGCGCCGGGCCTGATCTCGTGGTGGGCCGCCGCGCTGGTGTTCCTCGCCTGGACGCTGGTGTTCTTCGTCGGCGGCTGGGCCTCCAACCAGCGCCGCGACATCACGTAG
- a CDS encoding ABC transporter ATP-binding protein yields MQHDGSGRIFVQNLSKHFGPVAAVQNLSFEVRPGSVTGFLGPNGAGKTTTLRMLLGLVTPSAGVATINGRPYQQLGNPAQVVGAVLENEGFHPKRTARNHLKVYAAAIGAPDNRVEEVLGLVGLSGAADRRAGGFSLGMRQRLALATALLGNPQVLVLDEPANGLDPEGIVWLRNFLRAYAREGRTVLVSSHLLSEVEQTIDQVVIISHGVTRYYGPLDQLRSSQQSRVLVQAADANALVKALQEAGFTQVEPTPDGRVAVVGATRQQIGDLVAKSGIAVYGIEEERADLEKLFFQLTSPQYPGAQYAGAPQQPYGQPPQQGGWGGPPPPGYPPQQQYQQAPPQQGHGGWGGQG; encoded by the coding sequence ATGCAACACGACGGCAGCGGCCGGATATTCGTGCAGAACCTGAGCAAACACTTCGGGCCGGTCGCCGCGGTGCAGAACCTGAGCTTCGAGGTCCGCCCCGGCTCGGTCACCGGCTTCCTCGGCCCGAACGGCGCTGGGAAGACCACCACGCTGCGCATGCTGCTCGGCCTGGTCACGCCGTCGGCGGGTGTCGCCACCATCAACGGCCGCCCGTACCAGCAGCTGGGCAACCCGGCGCAGGTCGTGGGCGCGGTGCTGGAGAACGAGGGCTTCCACCCGAAGCGCACCGCGCGGAACCACCTGAAGGTGTACGCCGCGGCGATCGGCGCGCCGGACAACCGCGTCGAGGAGGTGCTGGGCCTGGTCGGGCTTTCCGGCGCCGCGGACCGCCGCGCGGGCGGGTTCTCGCTCGGCATGCGGCAGCGGCTCGCGCTGGCGACCGCGCTGCTCGGCAACCCGCAGGTGCTGGTGCTGGACGAGCCGGCGAACGGCCTCGACCCGGAGGGCATCGTGTGGCTGCGCAACTTCCTGCGCGCCTACGCCCGCGAAGGCCGCACCGTGCTGGTGTCGAGCCACCTGCTGTCCGAGGTGGAGCAGACGATCGACCAGGTCGTCATCATCAGCCACGGCGTCACGCGCTACTACGGCCCGCTGGACCAGCTGCGCAGCAGCCAGCAGTCGCGGGTGCTGGTGCAGGCGGCGGACGCGAACGCTCTGGTGAAAGCGCTTCAGGAAGCCGGTTTCACGCAGGTGGAGCCGACACCGGACGGGCGCGTCGCGGTGGTCGGCGCGACCCGTCAGCAGATCGGTGACCTGGTCGCGAAGTCCGGGATCGCGGTGTACGGGATCGAGGAGGAGCGGGCGGACCTGGAGAAGCTTTTCTTCCAGCTGACCAGCCCCCAGTACCCGGGAGCACAGTACGCGGGAGCGCCGCAGCAGCCGTACGGCCAGCCGCCGCAGCAGGGCGGTTGGGGCGGCCCGCCGCCGCCGGGATACCCACCGCAGCAGCAGTACCAGCAAGCACCGCCGCAGCAGGGGCACGGCGGCTGGGGAGGACAGGGCTGA
- the ald gene encoding alanine dehydrogenase, translating into MRIAVPREVKKHEYRVAVTPAGVHELTARGHEVFVEAGAGIGSAISDDEYVSAGAKILATADDVWAEGEMILKVKEPVAEEYPRLRRDQVLFTYLHLAADRPLTQALLDAGTTAIAYETVQQPSGALPLLAPMSEVAGRLAPQVGAHSLMKPSGGRGVLPGGVPGVHPARVVVIGGGVAGLNAARIALGLGSDVEILDTNVDRLRQIDHDFAGRIRTVTSNAFAVEQAVLEADLVIGAVLVPGARAPKLVSTDLVARMKPGSVLVDIAIDQGGCFADSHPTTHDDPTYTVHESVFYCVANMPGAVPRTSTYALTNVTLPYAVQLADHGWQAALRANGPLSLGLNAHDGALVNAPVAQAHDLPHTPLADVLA; encoded by the coding sequence GTGCGCATCGCCGTCCCCCGCGAGGTCAAGAAGCACGAGTACCGCGTCGCCGTGACCCCGGCCGGGGTGCACGAACTGACGGCGCGGGGCCACGAGGTCTTCGTCGAGGCCGGCGCCGGCATCGGGTCCGCCATCAGCGACGACGAGTACGTCTCCGCGGGCGCGAAGATCCTCGCCACCGCCGACGACGTCTGGGCCGAGGGCGAGATGATCCTCAAGGTCAAGGAGCCCGTCGCCGAGGAGTACCCGCGGCTGCGCCGCGACCAGGTGCTGTTCACCTACCTGCACCTCGCCGCGGACCGCCCGCTCACGCAGGCCCTGCTGGACGCGGGCACGACCGCCATCGCGTACGAGACCGTGCAGCAGCCCAGTGGAGCGCTGCCGCTGCTGGCGCCGATGTCCGAGGTCGCCGGGCGGCTCGCCCCGCAGGTCGGCGCCCACTCCCTGATGAAGCCCAGCGGTGGCCGTGGTGTGCTGCCCGGCGGCGTGCCCGGCGTGCACCCGGCGCGGGTGGTCGTCATCGGCGGCGGCGTCGCCGGCCTCAACGCGGCGCGCATCGCGCTCGGCCTCGGCTCGGACGTCGAGATCCTGGACACCAACGTGGACCGCCTGCGCCAGATCGACCACGACTTCGCCGGCCGCATCCGCACGGTCACCTCGAACGCGTTCGCCGTCGAGCAGGCCGTGCTGGAAGCCGACCTGGTGATCGGCGCGGTGCTGGTGCCGGGCGCGCGGGCGCCGAAACTCGTCTCCACCGATCTGGTCGCGCGCATGAAGCCGGGCAGCGTGCTCGTGGACATCGCGATCGACCAGGGCGGGTGCTTCGCCGACTCGCACCCGACGACGCACGACGACCCGACCTACACCGTGCACGAGTCCGTCTTCTACTGCGTGGCGAACATGCCCGGCGCGGTCCCGCGCACCAGCACCTACGCGCTGACCAACGTCACACTCCCCTACGCCGTCCAGCTGGCCGACCACGGCTGGCAGGCCGCGCTGCGCGCCAACGGCCCGCTGTCGCTCGGCCTCAACGCGCACGACGGCGCGCTGGTCAACGCGCCCGTCGCGCAGGCACACGACCTGCCGCACACGCCGCTGGCCGACGTCCTCGCCTGA
- a CDS encoding zinc-binding dehydrogenase, with protein MRAVWLREFGGPDVLVAGEAPDPVPGPGQVLVGVTFANTTFVETQFRAGLPGPFRAEPPVIPGNGVGGVVLAGPSELVGAPVVTSLNGSGGYAERVVVDAAAPFRVPDGLALDDAVALLADGRTATALIRAAGVSAGERVLVEAAAGGVGSLLVQLARNAGATVIAAAGGSRKTTVARDLGADVVVDYTQPDWAAQVGPVDVVFDGVGGAIGVAAFGLVQRGGRHFSYGLASGAWTEVSEEEAAARGVVLHRGPLGSPADLRAATEWILAEAAAGRVKPLVGQRFPLDRAADAHRAIENRATIGKTLLEV; from the coding sequence ATGAGAGCGGTGTGGTTGAGGGAGTTCGGCGGGCCCGATGTGCTTGTCGCCGGTGAGGCGCCGGATCCGGTGCCCGGCCCCGGGCAGGTGCTGGTCGGTGTGACGTTCGCCAACACGACGTTCGTGGAGACGCAGTTCCGGGCCGGGTTGCCGGGGCCGTTCCGCGCGGAGCCGCCGGTGATCCCGGGCAACGGGGTCGGCGGGGTGGTGCTGGCCGGGCCCTCGGAGCTGGTGGGCGCGCCGGTGGTGACGAGCCTGAACGGGTCGGGCGGATACGCCGAGCGGGTCGTGGTGGATGCGGCGGCGCCGTTCCGCGTGCCGGACGGCCTGGCGCTGGACGACGCGGTGGCGTTGCTGGCCGACGGCCGGACCGCGACGGCGCTGATCCGCGCGGCCGGTGTGTCGGCGGGGGAGCGGGTGCTGGTGGAGGCCGCCGCGGGTGGCGTGGGGAGCCTGCTGGTGCAGCTGGCGCGCAACGCGGGCGCGACGGTGATCGCGGCAGCGGGCGGCTCGCGGAAGACGACGGTGGCCCGCGACCTCGGGGCGGACGTGGTGGTCGACTACACGCAGCCGGACTGGGCCGCGCAGGTCGGCCCGGTGGACGTGGTGTTCGACGGCGTGGGCGGCGCGATCGGGGTCGCCGCGTTCGGGCTGGTGCAGCGCGGCGGGCGGCACTTCAGCTACGGCCTGGCGAGCGGCGCGTGGACGGAGGTGTCCGAAGAGGAGGCCGCCGCGCGGGGCGTGGTGTTGCACCGGGGCCCGCTGGGCAGCCCGGCTGATTTGCGCGCCGCGACGGAGTGGATCCTGGCCGAGGCCGCGGCCGGCCGGGTGAAACCGCTTGTGGGACAACGCTTCCCACTGGACCGGGCCGCCGACGCGCACCGGGCGATCGAAAACCGCGCGACGATCGGCAAGACGCTGCTGGAGGTGTGA
- a CDS encoding MOSC domain-containing protein — MFEGTVAGLHRWPVKSLRGEEVRAARFDGRGMAGDRAHALVDGREKRRGKVLTVRQNPPMLTWGAEYGAEVIDPPKPPMLHAPDGRSWSWDEPGLVDALARSFGMPLELRAADGQQDRGPTVLVTFEASLVALAVELGRPVELHRFRPNIHLATDAPAFAEEDWTTGTTLDIGEVSLEVTGEHAGPCIRCAVPSWEPSGRERWPELQTHLIDRHANKFGVIMRVTRAGVMAVGDTAVARPA, encoded by the coding sequence GTGTTCGAGGGGACGGTTGCCGGGCTGCACCGCTGGCCGGTGAAGTCGTTGCGGGGCGAGGAGGTCCGCGCCGCGCGCTTCGACGGGCGGGGCATGGCGGGCGACCGGGCGCACGCGCTGGTCGACGGGCGGGAGAAGCGCCGCGGGAAGGTGCTGACGGTGCGCCAGAACCCGCCGATGCTCACCTGGGGCGCGGAGTACGGCGCCGAAGTCATCGACCCGCCGAAGCCGCCGATGCTGCACGCGCCGGACGGCCGGTCCTGGTCGTGGGACGAGCCCGGCCTGGTGGACGCGCTCGCCAGGTCGTTCGGCATGCCCTTGGAGCTGCGTGCGGCGGACGGGCAGCAGGACCGCGGCCCCACCGTGCTCGTCACGTTCGAGGCGTCGCTGGTGGCGCTCGCGGTGGAGCTCGGCAGGCCCGTCGAACTCCACCGCTTCCGCCCGAACATCCACCTGGCCACCGACGCCCCCGCCTTCGCCGAGGAGGACTGGACCACCGGGACGACGCTCGACATCGGTGAGGTGTCGCTGGAGGTGACCGGCGAGCACGCCGGACCGTGCATCCGCTGCGCGGTGCCCAGCTGGGAGCCGTCCGGCCGGGAGCGGTGGCCGGAGTTGCAGACCCACCTGATCGACCGGCACGCCAACAAGTTCGGCGTGATCATGCGCGTGACGCGCGCCGGGGTGATGGCGGTCGGGGACACCGCCGTCGCCCGTCCCGCGTGA
- a CDS encoding PucR family transcriptional regulator: protein MVSVRSVVDRVGPTLLHAVQLPDPCPAVADVVIAEPGAPAQLAAGDLVLGVATGDTDAAVELVRHSAAAGAAAVLLKPPVARKPPVRRAAKAAGIALIEVRAATAWAQLVWLLRTVLDAAAEEPESLEGDPASADLFRLADAVAAVVDAPVTIEDTNSRVLAYSARQDITDPARVSTIMGRRIPDDVLAKFRSRGVFRELSRGRQTIFVPAQRDGTLPRLIVPIRMGGELLGSMWAVVRGPVSDERAAAFADTAPVVALHLLRRRAHADAQRRASAELLRAVLEGKAGPRAAIAELELTDEPHRVVVVDTPGDDEGLRLALMERMSMGIGRRPIATELGGLLYTVVPDGADWPSLADPSRGAPRVAAGSAVKTGELPRSRAEAEETLSLLRAGVIEGPSGSFDGLWTALALHRTATAAAAAGVAGLGPLEQLREYDRINGTGYVDTLYEWLRHPGDPRSAAQALRIHPNTFRYRMRRVLELVPLDLDDPDVRLALLVQLVAVRWS, encoded by the coding sequence ATGGTGTCCGTCCGCAGTGTGGTCGACCGTGTGGGGCCGACGTTGCTGCACGCGGTCCAGCTGCCCGACCCCTGCCCCGCGGTGGCGGACGTGGTGATCGCCGAGCCGGGCGCGCCAGCCCAGCTCGCGGCGGGCGACCTGGTCCTCGGCGTCGCCACCGGCGACACCGACGCGGCGGTCGAGCTCGTCCGGCACAGCGCCGCGGCCGGCGCCGCCGCGGTGCTGCTCAAACCCCCGGTCGCGCGGAAGCCGCCGGTCCGTCGGGCGGCGAAGGCGGCCGGCATCGCGCTCATCGAGGTCCGCGCGGCTACCGCGTGGGCCCAGCTGGTGTGGTTGCTGCGCACCGTGCTGGACGCCGCCGCGGAGGAACCCGAGTCGCTGGAGGGGGATCCGGCCTCGGCGGACCTGTTCCGGCTCGCGGACGCGGTGGCGGCGGTCGTCGACGCTCCGGTGACGATCGAGGACACCAACTCCCGCGTGCTGGCCTACTCGGCGCGGCAGGACATCACCGACCCGGCGCGCGTGTCGACGATCATGGGCCGCCGCATCCCCGACGACGTCCTCGCGAAGTTCCGCTCCCGTGGTGTGTTCCGCGAACTGTCCCGCGGCAGGCAGACGATTTTCGTGCCCGCGCAACGGGACGGCACGCTGCCGCGGCTCATCGTGCCGATCCGGATGGGCGGCGAACTGCTCGGTTCGATGTGGGCGGTCGTGCGCGGGCCGGTGTCCGACGAGCGCGCCGCCGCGTTCGCCGACACCGCGCCGGTCGTCGCGCTGCACCTCCTCCGCCGCCGGGCCCACGCCGACGCCCAGCGGCGTGCGTCGGCCGAACTGCTGCGTGCCGTGCTGGAGGGAAAAGCCGGCCCGCGCGCGGCGATCGCCGAACTGGAGCTGACCGACGAACCGCACCGCGTGGTCGTCGTCGACACCCCCGGCGACGACGAAGGCCTGCGACTCGCCTTGATGGAACGGATGTCGATGGGCATCGGGCGCCGTCCGATCGCGACGGAACTCGGCGGGCTGCTCTACACGGTCGTGCCGGACGGCGCGGACTGGCCGTCGCTGGCCGACCCGTCCCGCGGTGCGCCACGGGTGGCGGCGGGCAGCGCGGTGAAGACCGGCGAGCTGCCGCGGTCACGCGCCGAGGCGGAGGAGACGCTGAGCCTGCTGCGCGCCGGGGTGATCGAGGGACCGTCCGGCAGTTTCGACGGTCTGTGGACGGCGCTCGCGCTGCACCGCACGGCGACCGCGGCGGCCGCGGCGGGCGTCGCCGGACTCGGGCCGCTCGAACAGCTCCGCGAGTACGACCGGATCAACGGCACGGGTTACGTCGACACGCTGTACGAGTGGTTGCGCCACCCCGGGGACCCGCGCTCGGCGGCGCAGGCGCTGCGGATCCACCCCAACACGTTCCGGTACCGCATGCGGCGCGTGCTCGAACTCGTCCCGCTCGACCTGGACGACCCGGACGTCCGGTTAGCATTGCTGGTCCAGCTCGTCGCCGTGCGCTGGTCGTAG
- the rdmE gene encoding aklavinone 12-hydroxylase RdmE, which yields MERVDVLVVGAGLGGLSASVFLALGGVDVLTVERHPGTSLHPRASGQTPRTMELYRFAGIDRKVLGVSERASQGLRITVAASLSGPVFHRIVEDLGEIDLSAATAAPWGMAGQDVVEPILLERAREAGADVRFSTELVSFTQDDDGVTAVLRSRAGSETTVRASYLVAADGGRSRIREALGIGTSGLGAIAQSIGVVFDADLGDRLLPGVTDLFYLQHPEFTGALVNTDVPGRYVCAVDIGPGETADDFPEERLVHLIRVATDLPDLEPKIQWTGAWEMAARVADRFAAGRVFLVGDAAKVTPPTGGMGGNTAVGDGHDIAWKLAAVLRGDAGPGLLDSYEAERKPIAEMVVSTSLHNAKERMVPDLDLTGVAPPVDQIALTLGFRYRSGAVLAEDDDLLENPVEPSGRPGFRAPHVPTTTGSTWDFLGHGWVVFGTGGWRDAVAEVRAETGIALEYRECGADFDDPDGVFRARFGLGDGGASLVRPDGIVAWRCPGSAADPAATLWDVLARVLSR from the coding sequence ATGGAACGAGTCGACGTCCTGGTCGTGGGGGCCGGACTGGGTGGCCTGTCCGCGAGCGTGTTCCTGGCGCTCGGTGGCGTGGACGTGCTGACGGTGGAACGGCATCCGGGCACGTCGCTGCACCCGCGGGCGTCCGGGCAGACGCCGCGGACGATGGAGCTGTACCGGTTCGCCGGGATCGACCGGAAGGTGCTCGGCGTCAGCGAGCGCGCCTCGCAGGGGCTGCGGATCACCGTCGCCGCGAGCCTGAGCGGGCCGGTGTTCCACCGGATCGTCGAAGACCTCGGGGAGATCGACCTGAGCGCGGCGACCGCGGCGCCGTGGGGCATGGCCGGGCAGGACGTGGTCGAGCCGATCCTGCTGGAGCGGGCGCGCGAGGCGGGCGCGGACGTGCGGTTCTCGACGGAACTGGTGTCGTTCACGCAGGACGACGACGGGGTGACCGCGGTGCTGCGCTCGCGGGCCGGCTCGGAGACCACCGTGCGTGCGTCGTACCTGGTGGCCGCGGACGGCGGGCGGAGCCGGATCCGGGAGGCGCTCGGGATCGGGACCTCCGGGCTCGGCGCAATCGCACAGTCGATCGGGGTGGTGTTCGACGCCGATCTCGGTGACCGGCTGCTGCCCGGCGTGACCGACCTGTTCTACCTGCAGCACCCGGAGTTCACCGGCGCGCTGGTCAACACCGACGTGCCCGGCCGGTACGTGTGCGCGGTGGACATCGGGCCGGGTGAGACGGCCGACGACTTCCCGGAGGAGCGACTGGTCCACCTGATCCGGGTCGCGACCGATCTGCCGGACCTGGAGCCGAAGATCCAGTGGACGGGCGCGTGGGAGATGGCGGCGCGGGTCGCCGACCGGTTCGCGGCGGGCCGGGTGTTCCTGGTCGGCGACGCCGCGAAGGTCACGCCGCCGACCGGCGGCATGGGCGGGAACACCGCGGTCGGGGACGGCCACGACATCGCGTGGAAGCTGGCGGCGGTGCTCCGCGGCGACGCCGGGCCAGGGCTGCTGGACAGCTACGAAGCCGAGCGCAAGCCGATCGCGGAGATGGTGGTCAGCACTTCGCTGCACAACGCGAAGGAGCGGATGGTGCCGGACCTCGACCTGACCGGGGTGGCCCCGCCGGTCGACCAGATCGCGCTCACGCTGGGGTTCCGCTACCGGTCGGGCGCGGTGCTGGCCGAGGACGACGACCTGCTGGAGAACCCGGTGGAGCCGTCCGGCCGCCCCGGGTTCCGTGCGCCGCACGTGCCCACCACGACCGGGTCCACCTGGGACTTCCTCGGCCACGGCTGGGTCGTCTTCGGCACCGGCGGCTGGCGCGACGCGGTCGCGGAGGTGCGCGCGGAGACGGGCATCGCGTTGGAGTACCGGGAGTGCGGCGCCGATTTCGACGACCCCGACGGCGTGTTCCGCGCGCGGTTCGGGTTGGGCGACGGCGGCGCCAGCCTGGTGCGGCCGGACGGGATCGTGGCGTGGCGGTGCCCCGGCAGCGCCGCCGACCCGGCCGCTACCTTGTGGGACGTGCTGGCCAGGGTGCTGAGCAGGTAG
- a CDS encoding bifunctional o-acetylhomoserine/o-acetylserine sulfhydrylase has protein sequence MTESQAWSFETKQIHAGASPDPATGARATPIYQTTSYVFRDSQHGADLFSLAEPGNIYTRIMNPTQDVLEQRLAALEGGVAALAFASGSAATTAAILNVANAGDHIVSGAKLYGGTYNLFRYTLPKLGVEVSFVEQQDDPEQWRAAVRPNTKAFFGETLANPGSDVLDIRTIADLAHEVGVPLIVDNTIPTPYLLRPIEHGADVVVHSATKYLGGHGTTVAGVLVDGGTFDFGAHGDRFPGFTEPDPSYHGLKYWEALGPGAYAAKARVQLLRDTGAAIAPLNSFLILQGIETLSLRVERHVSNAKALAEWLEQRDEVERVYYASLPSSPHYDLAQKYLPQGAGAVLSFELRGGVEAGRKFVDGTELHSQLVNIGDVRSLIVHPASTTHSQLTPEEQLASGVTPGLVRLAVGLEGLEDLKADLEAGFRAAKAAL, from the coding sequence ATGACCGAGTCGCAGGCCTGGTCCTTCGAGACCAAGCAGATCCACGCCGGCGCGAGCCCCGACCCCGCCACGGGCGCCCGCGCGACCCCGATCTACCAGACGACGTCGTACGTCTTCCGCGACAGCCAGCACGGCGCCGACCTGTTCAGCCTCGCCGAGCCGGGCAACATCTACACCCGCATCATGAACCCGACCCAGGACGTGCTCGAGCAGCGCCTCGCCGCGCTCGAAGGCGGTGTGGCCGCACTGGCCTTCGCGTCCGGTTCCGCGGCCACCACGGCGGCGATCCTGAACGTCGCCAACGCCGGCGACCACATCGTGTCCGGCGCGAAGCTGTACGGCGGCACCTACAACCTCTTCCGCTACACGCTGCCGAAGCTGGGTGTCGAGGTGTCGTTCGTCGAGCAGCAGGACGACCCGGAGCAGTGGCGGGCCGCCGTCCGCCCGAACACCAAGGCGTTCTTCGGCGAGACGCTCGCCAACCCGGGCAGCGACGTCCTGGACATCCGGACGATCGCCGACCTGGCGCACGAGGTGGGCGTGCCGCTGATCGTGGACAACACCATCCCGACGCCGTACCTGCTGCGCCCGATCGAGCACGGTGCGGACGTCGTCGTCCACTCGGCCACGAAGTACCTCGGCGGCCACGGCACCACCGTCGCGGGCGTGCTGGTCGACGGCGGCACCTTCGACTTCGGCGCGCACGGCGACCGCTTCCCCGGCTTCACCGAGCCCGACCCCAGCTACCACGGCCTCAAGTACTGGGAGGCCCTCGGCCCCGGCGCGTACGCGGCGAAGGCCCGCGTCCAGCTGCTGCGCGACACCGGCGCGGCGATCGCGCCGCTGAACAGCTTCCTGATCCTGCAGGGCATCGAGACGCTGTCGCTGCGCGTCGAGCGGCACGTCAGCAACGCGAAGGCGCTGGCCGAGTGGCTGGAGCAGCGCGACGAGGTCGAGCGCGTCTACTACGCGAGCCTGCCGTCGAGCCCGCACTACGACCTGGCGCAGAAGTACCTGCCGCAGGGCGCCGGTGCGGTGCTGTCGTTCGAGCTGCGTGGCGGCGTCGAGGCCGGGCGGAAGTTCGTCGACGGCACCGAGCTGCACAGCCAGCTGGTTAACATCGGTGACGTGCGCAGCCTCATCGTCCACCCCGCCAGCACCACCCACAGCCAGCTCACCCCGGAGGAGCAGCTCGCCAGCGGCGTCACGCCGGGCCTGGTGCGGCTCGCCGTGGGGCTGGAGGGCCTGGAGGACCTCAAGGCCGACCTCGAGGCCGGGTTCCGGGCGGCGAAGGCGGCCCTGTGA
- a CDS encoding homoserine O-acetyltransferase MetX, with the protein MDLPPATGAWREGDPPGRRQWAAGGQLRLDAGGSLPEYRIAYETWGTLNSDGSNAVLIEHALTGDSHAAGEAGPGHPTPGWWDGLIGPGRALDTDELFVVVPNVLGGCQGSTGPSSPDPDGRTWGSRFPRITIRDQVRAEAVVADELGVERWAAVLGGSMGGMRALEWAATFPSRVAALLVLAAPAASSADQIAWAAPQLHAITSDPGWRGGDYHDSPPGEGPHRGLGVARRIAHVTYRSSLELDQRFGRSPQGDEDPFDDGRYAVESYLDHHAAKLVRRFDAASYVWLTRSMNTHDVGRDRGGVGAALAGVTARSVIAGVDSDRLYPMRQAHELAAGIPGAGEAAEITSPYGHDSFLIEVAQVSALVKALLH; encoded by the coding sequence GTGGATCTGCCGCCTGCGACGGGTGCGTGGCGGGAGGGAGATCCACCGGGACGGCGGCAGTGGGCCGCCGGCGGGCAGCTGCGGCTGGACGCCGGCGGCTCGCTGCCGGAGTACCGGATCGCGTACGAGACGTGGGGCACGCTGAACTCCGACGGCTCCAACGCGGTCCTGATCGAGCACGCCCTCACCGGCGACAGCCACGCCGCCGGTGAGGCCGGCCCGGGGCACCCCACCCCGGGCTGGTGGGACGGCCTGATCGGGCCCGGCCGCGCGCTGGACACCGACGAGCTGTTCGTCGTGGTGCCCAACGTGCTCGGCGGCTGCCAGGGGTCGACCGGGCCGTCGTCGCCGGACCCGGACGGCCGGACGTGGGGGAGCCGGTTCCCGCGGATCACGATCCGCGACCAGGTCCGGGCCGAGGCCGTGGTGGCCGACGAGCTGGGTGTCGAGCGGTGGGCCGCGGTGCTCGGCGGGTCGATGGGCGGCATGCGGGCGCTGGAGTGGGCGGCGACGTTCCCGTCCCGGGTCGCGGCGTTGCTGGTGCTCGCCGCGCCCGCCGCGTCCTCGGCCGACCAGATCGCGTGGGCCGCGCCGCAGCTGCACGCGATCACGTCGGACCCGGGCTGGCGCGGCGGCGACTACCACGACTCGCCGCCGGGCGAGGGCCCGCACCGCGGGCTGGGCGTCGCGCGGCGGATCGCGCACGTGACCTACCGCAGCTCACTCGAACTCGACCAGCGGTTCGGCCGGTCGCCGCAGGGTGACGAGGACCCGTTCGACGACGGCCGGTACGCCGTGGAGTCCTACCTGGACCACCACGCGGCCAAGCTGGTGCGCCGCTTCGACGCGGCGTCCTACGTGTGGCTGACGCGGTCGATGAACACGCACGATGTGGGCCGCGACCGCGGTGGCGTCGGCGCCGCGCTGGCCGGGGTGACCGCGCGCAGCGTGATCGCGGGCGTCGATTCCGACCGCCTCTACCCGATGCGGCAGGCGCACGAGCTGGCGGCGGGGATCCCGGGCGCGGGCGAGGCCGCGGAGATCACCTCGCCGTACGGGCACGACTCGTTCCTGATCGAGGTCGCGCAGGTGTCGGCGCTGGTGAAGGCGCTGCTGCACTGA